acctttgcgccgggaacgacttgaagcgttgtcttttttttaaatttataattttaatttgtaattttagatataaatattgtacaggataaaaaaaatatataatatgtgacgttatctatgaaaagggaccttattgtcgatggcggttacgccattattaacgatgctccaatATAAAttcaatgccgcgcgacgctgtgcggcgtaagcgtcatcgacaataaggtcccttttcatagataatgccccatatatcgCGCCTTACCACTTagcattttcttattattttatttgacttaagtaggtatgtaagccAACTTGGCTGCTAATGAACGGTGTGAACAAAGAATGATACTTAAAATagaccgcgaacaccgaagttcgcaaattgcgggcatcatTCTGATTCActacaatgaaggcgtaattagagtgacagtagTGACACtggcagagaaagatgcccgcaatttgcgaacttcggtgttagCGGTAAGCCCTCTGGAAGGAAGACCTTGTATCCTTTTGAAGTTGGTTTCTTTTTTGTActtaaaaagttttttatttatatttacctgGAACTTGAACTTGAACATTTTAATTAAGGAAAAAGGAACAAATTTCATCTCTAGGCGGAATATGTTACTCAGTGGTTCTAGTACAGTCGAGCAAAATATTTCATTGTCGATTTCTAACAAAGGCTTGACCAAGTTTCAAGTTTAATTAACTGTGACCGAGTGTACCCACTTTTAAAGTTCAAGTCAATTATGTTGTTggttatatttctttatttagctTTTAAGTATTAACTACTAACTACCTTGTTTCCATGCGATGTTTGATAAAGCGGTTATCTTATAAttgatcaaaacccgcaatgtagtgaaactcgcatgcgagttctcgcatcgtctcgATGAGCCCTGCGATTGTCATATATGTTGTCTACCGGGCCTGTGgaatttaactttaatttaatctCTTTTAACTTAGAACGATTGTTTTCAGATCCCTTCATGACGCTGGCACACCggtaaaatgaaacaatttatgaaacaggtacctacctaatcttaGATAATATTAGGGTTgtaaaaaaacggtttttcacggttttttttttcaagtcagACTTGAAAAAAACCGTGAAAAACAATCGTTTTATTTTTGgagtactttttttttcaaaagtatgaaaactcaaaatttgcaaggcagttaatacttttatacggttgttttacttgttttagaCTTTATGTTAACCATTAaaccaatttaatttaacaacttTGATTAATAACAACATAAATGAAATCTGTAGTGGTAGTTATCGCAATTTACTGTTGGCAACACCAACGCCTCTCGTCGCCGCATCGGGGAATTCAGGGATTCCGGATACTGTACTGACATACTTACTTTAACGTACTTAGTTTTaagttacttatataaataaatcacgaAATTATTGTGGCATATTTTTGttcatctgaaaaaaaaaaaccttatttagaaaaaaaaaaaaccatggtGCCAggtttttttcataaatttgaaaaaaaaacatttgtttttttttctatttgcaaCCCTAGATAATATTAAACTGAAAATTTAGTAGGTAGCCTATAAGCTGTCTCATGGCTGGGCAAAGGCGTCCCCTCTTCCTCGCCATTTGGTCCTATCTATCCGTTGTCACCTCCCACCAACATTTACAAAATGtaaggtcgtcccgccatctccgttttgGTTTTCGTTTGCCACAAGATCCTGTTGGGATCCAGTCTACGGCTAGTTTCACCCAGTGTCCCGGGTGCATTGGGCAATGCCCTGCCCCGCTCCACATAAACTACCACGTGAACGTAATAATCTTATTTAAAAATTTCAGGCGTTTGTAGTAAGCGGTGCAGCGCTGAACATCGCCGGCCATGGCTGTGCACACGGTTTTCCAGCGGTACTGTTCGCACAACTCAGCGACACGCGGCAACCGCTGCACCTTACCGCACACGACATGTCGTGGATAGGTCAGTATCGAACATCTTCGCAGTTATATGGTTTTCAGCTCAATGATAATCGGCAGACATGTCATGGATAGGTCAGTTTGAACATCTGTCGCAGTAGTATGGTTGTCCAGCTCGGCGCTACGCGACAACCACTGCACTTGACGACTCACGACAGTAATCATGGTTTCCTAGATATAGGGGAACTTCCCACCAACAAACGCTACTCTTTTGTTTTTatctaattattataaaacaatttCCCAGTTCCAATAgtttcataaatattaacattacACCTTTTCAATTCCAGCCTCTGCGGTAGGCGCCATGGGTATCGTTGGCAACTTCATATCACCCGTCTTGATGTCGCGTTTCGGCCGGCAGAAGGCGAACCTGATCTCCATCGTACCTGCTTTACTCGGCTGGATAGTCTTCGTCCTAGCCAACAGTGTTCCCATGTTCCTCGTAGCCAGGCTCCTACATGGTCTAGCACTAGGCTTAAGGACTCCTTTAGCAGCTATTTTAGTAGCAGAATACACAGACCCGAAATACAGAGGCGCTTTCTTAGGAACCTTCGCTATATCCTTAGGTCTAGGGATATTTTTATCCCATCTTTGGGGAGCTCATTTGACATGGAAGGTGACTGCTATGGTATGTGCTGTTTTCCCAGTGATAGCTTTAGGGATTATTAGTTTGTCACCAGAGTCACCAAGCTGGTTGGTGTCGAAGGGGAAATATGATGAGGCGAAGAAAGCATTCAGATGGTTAAGAGGCAATGGGGTGGAGCAACAGGCAGAATTGGAAGCCATGATTGAGGCACAGAAAAGAGAAGCGCTAGTTTCAGAAGAGAAACGTGTTGAAAAACGGTTTTTGAAGAGATTCGTCGACTCTTTAAAAGAGGTGTTGAAGATCTTCAGGAAAGTGGAATTCTATAAACCTTCAATAATAGCTATAAGCATGTTGATAGTATTTGAGTTTGGCGGAGCTCATATGGTCCCAGCATATGGAAACGAGATCTTGAAAGCAGTTTTAGATAAGGAAGACGCTAGCGACGTAGTCTGGCAATTCACTgttatcgatttacttagaacAGTGTGTGCATTCTTCGCTATATTCCTTTTGAAAATCTTTAAACGAAGAACTATCCTGTTCACCAGCGGGCTTACGACTGTGTTATCTTTAACTTTAATCTCAGTGTTTGTATACTTAAGAAATGCTGATGTCTTTTCAAGCTCTTTGTTTTTAGACGCAGCTCCAATGACACTGATGATTCTTTATAcattatcgttttgtttaggtttAGTTCCATTAACTTGGGTTATATGTGGTGAAGTATTTCCATTGGCTTATAGAAGTTTAGGGTCTACATTGTCTACGTCATTCTTGACTCCATCTTTCGTGGTGTCTATGAAGACTGCTCCTCATATGTACTCCTCAATTGGAGTTCAAGGAGCTTTCTTAGTATATTCCGCTCTATTGTCAGTATGCCTCATTGTAATTTACGCCTTATTGCCAGAGACAAAAGATCGGACTTTGCAAGACATTGAAGATAGCTTTAAAGGCAAACGGGAAAAGGATGTAGAGTCTGAAATGAGTCTTATGGGCaaagttattaataaatagtaataacAAGACTACAAATGCTCTTACCgtataataataggtattatacttggtcaagcagatcttgtcagtagaaaaaggcggcaaatttgaaaaatgtaggcgccaagggatatcgtcccatacaaaatttgaatttcgcatttactggcaagatttgcttgaccagctaaaaattaaatacgattatttatttaatttttagctGGTCCTGTGTGTTTTATGTGAGATACATGTGTAATGTATGTGTACCtataataggtattaggtacttagctacttaattaaatttaaatttataaatgacAAGTACCTTACAGCGTTTTTAACTAGTTGCTACttattgttagttttaattgaaACACTCAGGAGTTATATGTAGGTAGTACAtatatatacgagtacctatacatatatattggTAGACAAAGATTTGAAATGAAAAGTTTTTTCGCAGCGTGTTttctacaccgtgtttttagggttccgtagccaaatggcaaaaaacgcaacccttatagattcgtcatgtctgtctgtccgtctgtctgtccgtctgtctgtccgtctgtctgtccgtctgtctgtccgtccgtatgtcacagccacttttctccgaaactataagaactatactgttgaaacttggtaagtagatgtattctgtaaaccgcattaagattttcacacaaaaatagaaaaaaaaacaattaatttttggggttccccatacttcgaactgaaactcaaaattttttttttcatcaagcccatacgtgtggggtatctatggataggtcttcaaaaatgatattgaggttcctaatatcatttttttctaaactgaatagtttgcgcgagagacacttccaaagtggtaaaatgtgtgtccccccccccccctaacttctaaaataagagaatgataaaactaaaaaaaatataattatgatgtacattaccatgtaaacttccaccgaaaattggtttgaacgagatctagcaagtagtttttttttaatacgtcataaatcgcctaaatacggaacccttcatgggcgagtccgactcgcacttggc
The Cydia amplana chromosome 22, ilCydAmpl1.1, whole genome shotgun sequence DNA segment above includes these coding regions:
- the LOC134658518 gene encoding facilitated trehalose transporter Tret1-like; protein product: MKQFMKQAFVVSGAALNIAGHGCAHGFPAVLFAQLSDTRQPLHLTAHDMSWIASAVGAMGIVGNFISPVLMSRFGRQKANLISIVPALLGWIVFVLANSVPMFLVARLLHGLALGLRTPLAAILVAEYTDPKYRGAFLGTFAISLGLGIFLSHLWGAHLTWKVTAMVCAVFPVIALGIISLSPESPSWLVSKGKYDEAKKAFRWLRGNGVEQQAELEAMIEAQKREALVSEEKRVEKRFLKRFVDSLKEVLKIFRKVEFYKPSIIAISMLIVFEFGGAHMVPAYGNEILKAVLDKEDASDVVWQFTVIDLLRTVCAFFAIFLLKIFKRRTILFTSGLTTVLSLTLISVFVYLRNADVFSSSLFLDAAPMTLMILYTLSFCLGLVPLTWVICGEVFPLAYRSLGSTLSTSFLTPSFVVSMKTAPHMYSSIGVQGAFLVYSALLSVCLIVIYALLPETKDRTLQDIEDSFKGKREKDVESEMSLMGKVINK